From a single Girardinichthys multiradiatus isolate DD_20200921_A chromosome 17, DD_fGirMul_XY1, whole genome shotgun sequence genomic region:
- the ucmaa gene encoding upper zone of growth plate and cartilage matrix associated a, translating into MLAIEIPAAFLPSMNLLFPSLFLLLLSPSLPGFPTFLLSIPLSTLSQGLIGVLFSPAEIWLFSLKMSWTRAFTLALLSILLIIAFSSVVKSAVVRDESKPADAQGAARQVFMAESDASNFFKRRSRRSPKYYAELQAEQRMKQAASERRREYNEEQRDEYENYVEEDRNEINERTRVMSEQLREYNYDGLYPRLRWFH; encoded by the exons ATGTTAGCAATAGAAATACCAGCAGCTTTCCTACCCTCGATGAACCTTTTATTCCCCTCCCTGTTTCTCCTCCTACTCTCTCCTTCCCTCCCTGGCTTTCCCACCTTTCTCCTTTCCATTCCCTTATCCACTCTCAGTCAAGGTCTGATAGGTGTGCTGTTCAGTCCTGCAGAGATCTGGCTTTTCTCTCTCAAAATGTCTTGGACTCGAGCATTTACCTTGGCTTTGCTCTCCATCCTCCTCATCATTGCCT TTTCTAGTGTGGTGAAAAGCGCCGTAGTACGGGATGAGTCAAAACCTGCAGATGCTCAAG GAGCTGCGCGGCAGGTATTCATGGCCGAATCGGATGCCTCAAACTTCTTCAAACGCCGCAGTCGCCGTTCTCCCAAGTACTACGCTGAGCTGCAAG CTGAGCAGAGAATGAAGCAAGCTGCCAGTGAGCGAAGGAGGGAGTATAACGAGGAACAGAGAGATGAATATGAGAACTATGTTGAGGAGGATCGTAATG aaataaatgagaGGACAAGGGTGATGAGTGAGCAGCTGCGAGAGTATAACTACGACGGTCTCTATCCTCGACTTCGCTGGTTTCACTGA